From the genome of Clarias gariepinus isolate MV-2021 ecotype Netherlands chromosome 28, CGAR_prim_01v2, whole genome shotgun sequence, one region includes:
- the ppp1r8a gene encoding LOW QUALITY PROTEIN: protein phosphatase 1, regulatory subunit 8a (The sequence of the model RefSeq protein was modified relative to this genomic sequence to represent the inferred CDS: inserted 1 base in 1 codon; deleted 2 bases in 2 codons; substituted 5 bases at 5 genomic stop codons): MLFTKVLKYTPYCSTTTAPTEVPCGPIVATMKLIIDEKDFYLFGRNPDHCNFTINRQXCSRVHLNRIHLMAFGDFFLNVVRXTHGTFLGRIHLEPHKPQQVPIGSTMLFGASAXVYTLREKTQLRATAGDNGVEDEELKGLLGLPEEEAKLLXMCNLTEFNTAHNKHTSTLTIKEGNLDLQRLKRKRRSSRVSFSEDKEIINPGVIKYSVHNSFLRMVRTAIVPLKKKKYEGHGTLGVEDSVVRPFQNFTLSSGLYGDLPPTRXRPGREHQAGPAVLSGIPLPFPNPAPGVDVFTAAAQPAAMLNPXPRKKKYAKKAWPGKKPTPSLLI, encoded by the exons ATGTTATTCACCAAAGTATTGAAGTACACACCATACTGTAGTACTACCACGGCACCCACTGAAGTACCCTGTGGTCCTATAGTGGCTACCATG AAACTGATCATTGATGAGAAGGATTTCTACTTGTTTGGGAGGAACCCAGACCACTGTAACTTCACGATAAACCGTCAGTGATGCTCACGCGTACATTTGAATCGAATTCACTTGATGGcctttggagatttttttttaaacgttgttagataaa ccCATGGCACTTTTTTGGGCAGAATTCACCTGGAGCCCCATAAACCCCAGCAGGTTCCCATCGGCTCCACCATGTTATTT GGGGCGTCGGCGTGAGTGTACACGCTGAGAGAGAAGACGCAGCTGAGAGCTACAGCAGGTGACAACGGTGTAGAAGACGAAGAGCTGAAAGGATTGCTCGGCTTACCGGAAGAAGAGGCCAAGCTACTGTAGATGTGT AACCTGACCGAGTTCAACACAgcacacaacaaacacacatccacGCTGACCATCAAAGAGGGGAATCTGGACCTCCAGAGactgaagaggaagaggagaagcTCTCGAGTGTCCTTCAGCGAGGACAAGGAGATCATTAACCCTGGC GTGATCAAGTATTCTGTCCATAATTCTTTTTTGCGCATGGTGCGGACTGCCATCGTACCCTTAAAG aaaaaaaaatatgagggaCACGGTACCCTTGGTGTGGAGGACAGCGTGGTGCGTCCCTTCCAGAACTTC ACCCTGAGCTCAGGGCTTTACGGTGACCTGCCTCCTACCAGGTAGCGACCTGGACGCGAGCACCAAGCAGGACCAGCAGTGTTGAGCGGTATACCTTTGCCCTTCCCCAACCCAGCTCCAGGGGTGGACGTCTTCACTGCGGCAGCGCAGCCGGCAGCCATGTTGAACC AGCCCCGCAAGAAGAAGTACGCCAAGAAGGCGTGGCCTGGAAAGAAACCCACACCTTCACTACTCATTTAA